GGGTCGGTCCGACCACGCCGAGTTTGGCGACTGCCTCGTCGCCCGAACCGTAGCCGACCGTGACGACCGATGTGGACGCCAGGCCTTCGTGGGCATTCTCATGCCCGATACGTACGGTCATGCCCGAGTCCTTGGCCTCCCCGAGCAGCTTGAGCATCACCACATGCTCCTCAAGGGCCTCCAGCACCGGCCGGATCGTCAGTGGGAAATCGTGCCCGAAGCGCGTGAGATTGGCGGTACCGCCGATCATCAGCCGCTCTTCGGTCTCTTCCACCAAAGTTTCCAGCAACACCGACAGCACTGTCGAGACCGTGCCGCGGTCGTCCTGCTCGAAGGACTCCGGGAGATCCTGCACCAACTGCGGCACATCCGCGAACCGGCGGCCGACGACCCTGCTGTTGAGCCGGGCCCGCAGGTCCGCCAGCGAGGCCTCGCCGAACGGCGCCTGGCAGTCGATGAGCCGCTGCTCGACCCGTCCGGTGTCCGTGATCAGTACGAGCATCAGCCGGGCGGGGGCCAGCGCCAGCAGTTCGACATGCCGGACCGTGGACCGGGTCAGGGACGGATACTGCACGACCGCGACCTGCCGGGTCAGCTGCGCCAGCAGCCGGACCGTGCGGCCCACCACGTCGTCGAGGTCGACGGCGCCGTCCAGGAAGTTCTGGATCGCCCGCCGCTCCGGGCTGGACAGCGGCTTGACGCCGGCCAGCTTGTCGACGAACAGGCGGTAGCCCTTGTCGGTCGGGATGCGCCCGGCGCTGGTGTGCGGCTGGGCGATGAATCCCTCGTCCTCCAGGGCCGCCATGTCG
This Streptomyces decoyicus DNA region includes the following protein-coding sequences:
- the hrcA gene encoding heat-inducible transcriptional repressor HrcA, whose product is MLSERRLEVLRAIVQDYVGTEEPVGSKALTERHQLGVSPATIRNDMAALEDEGFIAQPHTSAGRIPTDKGYRLFVDKLAGVKPLSSPERRAIQNFLDGAVDLDDVVGRTVRLLAQLTRQVAVVQYPSLTRSTVRHVELLALAPARLMLVLITDTGRVEQRLIDCQAPFGEASLADLRARLNSRVVGRRFADVPQLVQDLPESFEQDDRGTVSTVLSVLLETLVEETEERLMIGGTANLTRFGHDFPLTIRPVLEALEEHVVMLKLLGEAKDSGMTVRIGHENAHEGLASTSVVTVGYGSGDEAVAKLGVVGPTRMDYPGTMGAVRAVARYVGQILAES